A single region of the Theileria annulata chromosome 4, complete sequence, *** SEQUENCING IN PROGRESS *** genome encodes:
- a CDS encoding uncharacterized protein (Tap579b07.q1c.cand.136 - score = 60.57;~SMART 9 ANK (SM00248) domains at aa 556-585, E()=5.19e+02; 589-619, E()=9.92e+02; 622-651, E()=7.71e-02; 658-687, E()=2.32e-05; 724-753, E()=1.19e+03; 758-787, E()=3.36e+02; 791-820, E()=5.62e-04; 824-853, E()=9.05e-08; 858-888, E()=1.23e+00): protein MPRKKNNSNDFSSHNDNSSNDDGEIRDTGATNRLDIHESNTDDNVVEHRDEEETIKMYQNDVKNVDKMKYLDEKNIKNGVNFMKTQVNLHKSHSLDNLRNIKPQMLDQITSKEYGGGENYNYKLESTSGSVSKMLLNGANSKDCTSFSSGYSSLDREISLSRSTINSPYFYDVKLTKGKPNLNSTSFYDLNIAYQMESEKKNCDKHFNRNVSFLNLRILSDSNDVWKYIVKRVEPFLDVYSILMLRQTCKTLYYYKYKLRSHSTLSFRGFGGFDSKSLFNKILPLIHHVMDLSENCKIRFDFTGCILLKDIATVYLLKSNMINTSIEMRQYCKNIKELIFDFCNQITDKSLEVMLKTKLPNLERLSLTCCRNEQFTGNPFVSHLSSTNWPKFSKFRCAFSNILLEPIQTIADFIRPQIPREESDSTIIHEQQTNHLNYKGSYVDLTSLLQQDKMNEQKFGESAVEFEVYGSLGSRKLLDKLGFGIYFTAFANALKTNNYNMFSKLTKKLQHQLLNLSNQPNMKNNNCLYLLRNRGSELLVNCPITVTDRSNNNLGIWTLPIILVIQQQNMELFLLLIKRGARLNVWDSMNKSPLLIACELSLNNFVEKLLKFRLPPIPYDNINNIPLIVAITNSNVEVVKMLLEENFEINYKCPSIMNYKSPLYVACEHYNREIIELLLQYGADPNWKYRHRSTPTLLGYQQDSKILETFIEYGAGKSSDKRWVLVQVLACAIVKNDCETIEMLITRFPDLVEREHEIWSKPLIALSKLNKVQAVEMLLKKGANVNTFDSYGTTALHAACEESNIDVINVLLENSAIIDAQDVFGRTPLHLAVMENKPQVVNILLEHGASINIKEYSYGETPVMTAIRTRNESVVTTFLKSGNVDFSIEDLNHKNISYYLNYYKMTKLEVLLSPQEQNNT from the coding sequence ATGCCCAGAAAAAAGAATAATTCTAACGATTTTTCAAGTCATAACGATAATTCTTCTAACGATGATGGTGAAATAAGAGATACTGGAGCTACAAACAGGCTCGATATCCATGAATCTAATACAGATGATAATGTGGTTGAACATCGTGATGAAGAAGAAACGATAAAAATGTATCAAAATGATGTTAAAAATGTAGATAAAATGAAGTATTTagatgaaaaaaatattaaaaatggtGTAAATTTCATGAAAACCCAAGTTAACCTGCACAAATCCCACTCGTTAGATAATCTTAGAAACATTAAACCACAAATGTTAGATCAAATAACATCGAAAGAATATGGAGGAGGAGAAAATTATAACTATAAATTAGAATCAACTAGTGGCAGTGTTTCAAAGATGTTATTGAACGGTGCGAATTCAAAAGACTGCACCTCATTTTCAAGTGGATACTCAAGCCTCGATAGAGAGATTAGTTTAAGTAGATCTACAATAAACTCGCCATATTTTTACGATGTAAAACTGACGAAGGGGAAACCGAACCTGAATTCAACATCATTTTATGATTTAAACATAGCATACCAAATGGAGTCTGAAAAGAAAAACTGTGACAAACATTTTAATAGGAATGTTAGTTTCCTAAACCTGAGAATATTATCAGATAGTAACGACGTGTGGAAGTATATAGTGAAGAGAGTGGAACCATTTCTAGATGTGTACTCGATACTGATGCTAAGACAGACGTGCAAAACACTATATTACTACAAGTATAAGCTTCGTTCACACTCAACATTGTCATTCAGAGGATTTGGAGGGTTTGACTCCAAgtcattatttaataaaatccTTCCACTAATACATCATGTAATGGACTTGTCAGAAAACTGTAAAATAAGGTTTGATTTCACGGGATGTATACTACTAAAGGATATCGCAACAGTGTATTTACTCAAAAGTAATATGATAAATACGAGTATAGAGATGAGACAATActgtaaaaatataaaggAGTTGATATTTGATTTCTGTAACCAGATCACAGATAAGAGTCTGGAGGTGATGCTGAAAACAAAGCTGCCGAACCTGGAAAGACTTAGCTTGACATGCTGTAGAAACGAACAGTTTACAGGGAACCCATTTGTGAGTCATCTGTCGTCAACAAACTGGCCCAAATTCAGCAAGTTCAGGTGCGCATTCTCAAACATACTGCTAGAACCAATACAAACAATAGCAGATTTTATAAGACCACAGATTCCTAGAGAAGAAAGTGATTCGACAATTATTCATGAACAGCAGACCAATCACCTTAATTATAAAGGGTCCTACGTAGATCTAACAAGTCTACTTCAGCAAGATAAGATGAATGAACAAAAGTTCGGTGAAAGCGCTGTTGAGTTTGAAGTATACGGATCACTAGGGAGTAGAAAGCTTCTGGATAAGTTGGGGTTCGGGATTTATTTTACAGCATTTGCAAACGCACTCAAGACTAACAACTATAACATGTTCTCAAAATTAACAAAGAAACTACAACACCAACTGCTTAACTTGAGCAACCAACCAAACATGAAGAATAACAACTGCCTATACCTTTTGAGGAATAGAGGAAGCGAACTCTTGGTAAACTGCCCAATCACAGTAACAGATAGATCTAACAATAACTTAGGCATTTGGACACTCCCAATAATCCTAGTAATACAGCAACAGAACATGGAATTGTTTTTATTGTTGATAAAGAGAGGAGCGAGACTGAATGTGTGGGATAGCATGAACAAGTCACCGCTCCTAATAGCCTGTGAGTTGTCACTAAATAATTTCGTGGAGAAGTTACTCAAGTTCAGACTGCCTCCAATACCCTACGATAACATAAATAACATACCACTCATAGTGGCAATCACAAACTCAAACGTAGAAGTGGTTAAAATGCTTTTGGAGGAAAATTTCGAAATAAACTACAAGTGCCCAAGCATAATGAACTACAAATCTCCACTATATGTGGCATGCGAACACTATAACCGTGAAATTATAGAACTACTATTGCAATACGGAGCAGATCCGAACTGGAAGTACAGACATAGGTCAACTCCTACATTATTGGGATACCAGCAAGACTCAAAAATACTAGAAACATTTATAGAATACGGGGCAGGGAAATCAAGTGACAAGAGATGGGTTCTAGTGCAAGTTTTGGCTTGTGCAAttgttaaaaatgattGTGAAACCATAGAAATGCTAATTACAAGATTCCCAGATCTGGTGGAGAGAGAACACGAAATATGGTCGAAGCCATTAATAGCGTTATCAAAACTCAACAAGGTACAAGCAGTTGAAATGTTACTTAAAAAAGGAGCGAACGTGAATACATTTGATTCTTACGGAACAACCGCACTCCACGCAGCATGTGAAGAGTCGAACATTGATGTGATAAACGTTTTGTTAGAGAACTCAGCGATAATTGACGCACAAGATGTGTTTGGAAGGACACCACTCCACCTAGCAGTAATGGAAAACAAGCCCCAAGTAGTAAACATTTTACTTGAGCATGGAGCCAgcataaatataaaagagTATTCATATGGAGAAACACCTGTAATGACCGCAATCCGAACAAGAAATGAAAGTGTAGTGACAACTTTTCTAAAATCAGGAAACGTAGACTTCTCAATAGAGGATTTAAACCACAAGAACATTTCatattacttaaattaCTATAAAATGACTAAGTTGGAAGTACTTTTATCCCCTCAAGAACAAAACAatacataa
- a CDS encoding uncharacterized protein (Tap579b07.q1c.C.cand.11 - score = 10.53;~SMART pfam:NifU-like (PF01106) at aa 95-165, E()=3.70e-23) has translation MSLYFLKDLLKRTNPLLRSLIPYHTSSIILSDSICISNLTQNPLNYINFKYNNKINRNYLTASSLNYPNRSFSTVTKAVVPETYSDEEIETVESIKLLIDKRIRPVIQQDGGDVFFVSYDPSTGYVYVRLSGACVGCIQSDITLKHMIQGMLCHYLEEITAVYNVDEDNNVIKPDSEND, from the exons ATGTCACTTTACtttttaaaagatttgTTAAAAAGAACTAATCCTCTCCTTCGTTCCCTCATTCCTTATCATACTTCctcaattattttatcgGATTCTATTTGcatttcaaatttaacaCAAAATCCTttaaattacataaattttaaatataacaataaaattaatcgCAATTATTTAACTGCTTCTTCATTGAACTATCCCAATCGCTCCTTCTCAACGGTCACTAAGGCCGTGGTTCCTGAAACCTACTCTGATGAGGAGATAGAAACAGTTGAAAGCATAAAATTACTCATAGATAAACGGATCAGACCTGTGATTCAACAGGACGGAGGCGACGTGTTCTTCGTCTCATACGACCCTTCAACAG GGTATGTGTATGTAAGGCTCAGCGGAGCCTGCGTTGGATGCATACAGAGCGATATTACTCTAAAGCATATGATACAGGGGATGCTGTGTCATTATCTCGAGGAGATCACTGCAGTTTACAACGTGGATGAAGATAACAATGTAATCAAACCAGATTCTGAGAAtgattaa
- a CDS encoding translation elongation factor 1-alpha, putative (Tap579b07.q1c.C.cand.12 - score = 44.76;~SMART pfam:GTP_EFTU (PF00009) at aa 95-328, E()=2.40e-30), producing MPSVRRIKSVKWEEDDLDDYYSDDFSDSDDENYENLKITNKTKTLPKKNLVQKRESKPSLQENKQTSNKTNTVNSSKLNTPKNNYKDGEDSTPNRYPLNVVVLGAVDAGKSTLLGHFLTLTNCVDKKLKNVKHLSWILDQGDDERDKGITIDPTKCQFNLDLKSIKHNNNHNEHQINTENPVYDHIKVNVIDTPGHHDLIQNLVMGAVFANSAIIIVDSNDVLKSDFFGVYFSEHMLLLYLLGIRYIIICVNKIDRFEYSETMYNKVVEIIRKLVVVYEKSVKLIFLPVSGLRGDNLIDKSNNLSWYKGPSLIESLQVISLDLIKRPVVVYDKIICHIFDLWESGKTVSCSCFVEGNKMKVPADMNTLPNSVQVKCVSLEYQILNLVSPTSVSNNINSTNSSTCYVNDFVDCLEMKGTEISNLMFSKIMIDPHTYSKIKNNTSSIAIHNAFIGLIYLNGMSKVKLTIGQNVELFVGYSKQSAFIRAIQVIDNFNTLGSKKIYSLSPGQFAFLEFASHSPILVEPIARTSKFIQNMIAQFTTKPVNISEDEVEHVGILSRLLVRSSGSFVAGGVVVNQ from the exons ATGCCGTCAGTAAGGAGAATAAAGTCTGTGAAGTGGGAAGAAGACGACCTTGACGACTACTATTCAGATGATTTTTCAGACtcagatgatgaaaattacgaaaatttgaaaataacCAACAAAACTAAAACTTTACCCAAGAAGAATCTAGTTCAGAAAAGGGAATCTAAACCAAGTCTTCaagaaaataaacaaacttcaaataaaactaataCTGTAAACTCCTCTAAGTTAAATACACCaaagaataattataaagatGGTGAAGATTCAACACCGAATAGGTACCCATTGAACGTTGTAGTTTTAGGTGCAGTTGACGCAGGAAAGTCTACTTTGTTGGGACACTTTTTGACACTAACGAACTGCGTAGATAAGAAGTTAAAGAATGTAAAGCATTTGTCGTGGATTTTGGACCAAGGTGATGATGAGCGTGATAAGGGAATAACAATAGATCCAACTAAATGCCAGTTTAATTTAGATCTTAAAAGCATAAAACACAACAATAATCACAATGAACACCAGATTAACACAGAAAATCCAGTCTACGATCATATAAAGGTTAATGTCATTGACACTCCAGGACACCACGACCTAATCCAGAACCTGGTAATGGGAGCAGTATTTGCTAACAGCGCAATCATAATTGTGGACTCTAACGACGTGCTCAAGTCTGACTTTTTTGGGGTTTATTTTAGCGAGCACATGCTCCTTCTGTACCTTCTGGGAATTAGGTACATAATTATATGCGTGAACAAAATTGACAGATTTGAATACTCAGAGACCATGTACAACAAAGTCGTCGAAATCATACGTAAACTGGTTGTAGTTTATGAAAAATCAGTCAAACTGATTTTTCTACCAGTTTCAGGCCTTCGTGGAGATAACCTGATAGATAAATCCAACAATTTAAGCTGGTATAAGGGTCCATCACTTATAGAATCATTACAA GTCATATCGTTGGACTTGATAAAGAGACCAGTGGTTGTTTATGATAAGATCATATGTCACATTTTCGACCTATGGGAGTCAGGGAAAACAGTTAGTTGTTCATGTTTCGTCGAGGGCAATAAGATGAAGGTTCCAGCTGATATGAACACACTACCTAATTCAGTTCAAGTTAAATGTGTGTCACTGGAGTATCAGATTCTGAATCTAGTCTCTCCTACGTCAGTGTCAAATAACATCAATTCCACTAACTCTAGCACATGTTATGTAAATGATTTCGTCGACTGCCTTGAAATGAAAGGCACTGAAATCAGTAATTTAATGTTCTCGAAGATAATGATCGATCCACACACATACTCAA aaattaaaaataacacGAGTAGCATAGCCATACACAACGCATTCATAGgactaatatatttaaatggAATGAGTAAAGTAAAGTTGACAATAGGTCAAAACGTGGAACTATTTGTGGGATACTCGAAACAATCTGCATTCATTAGGGCAATTCAGGTAATTGACAATTTCAATACTTTGGGGTCAAAGAAAATTTACTCTCTTTCTCCAGGCCAGTTTGCATTTTTGGAATTCGCATCACACTCGCCAATTTTAGTAGAACCGATCGCAAGAACCTCTAAATTCATACAGAACATGATTGCCCAATTCACAACGAAACCCGTAAACATCAGCGAAGATGAAGTGGAACATGTGGGAATCCTGAGCAGACTACTAGTAAGAAGCTCAGGAAGTTTCGTTGCAGGCGGGGTCGTAgtaaatcaataa